One window of bacterium genomic DNA carries:
- the gmk gene encoding guanylate kinase — translation MEEKPRGIPIVISSPSGGGKTSIYNALAERHAEFFYSISATTRPRRANEADGVQYHFLDEKEFLRRREAGEFIETARVHDHWYGTPREPLERALREGRDAVLDVDVQGGDSIRGIYGGDALLIFIVPPDLATLRERLEHRRSEEPALVERRMTNALDELRRAPDYDYIVVNDVLRRAVYEVEAVITAEHLRSARLAGILGKRFPELGEG, via the coding sequence ATGGAAGAAAAGCCACGCGGCATCCCCATCGTCATCTCCTCGCCCTCCGGCGGCGGCAAGACGAGCATCTACAACGCGCTGGCTGAGAGGCACGCCGAATTTTTCTACTCCATCTCGGCCACCACGCGCCCCCGGCGGGCCAACGAGGCGGACGGCGTCCAGTACCACTTTCTCGACGAGAAGGAGTTCCTGCGGCGGCGGGAGGCGGGGGAATTCATCGAGACCGCCCGGGTGCACGACCATTGGTACGGCACACCGCGCGAGCCGCTTGAACGGGCGTTACGTGAAGGCCGGGATGCCGTTCTCGATGTGGACGTTCAGGGGGGCGACTCCATCCGCGGTATTTACGGCGGGGATGCGCTGCTGATATTCATCGTCCCCCCCGACCTGGCGACGCTGCGGGAGCGGCTCGAGCATCGCCGCTCCGAGGAGCCGGCGCTCGTCGAGCGGAGGATGACGAACGCCCTGGACGAGCTCCGCCGCGCTCCGGACTACGACTACATCGTGGTGAACGACGTCCTGCGCCGGGCGGTGTACGAGGTGGAGGCCGTCATCACCGCCGAGCACCTCCGCAGCGCCCGGCTGGCCGGCATTCTCGGAAAACGCTTCCCCGAGCTTGGGGAGGGATAG
- a CDS encoding YicC family protein → MLEARSVNGKHLSVKFRLPSSLSAFEQRLTNLVQGNVDRGSVTLTCLEFSGFADPGAVPKVNLDLARGYIKAATSLPPEVSRDLTAYELLRLPGVVAEFEGRLDAGRLGRALDATAGDALRGLADSRRREGEELSNKIGAMLDSLAGDLSTLRSLADAVPERIKVVLFERLSELTGTTLDRERLEQEVAYLASRADVTEELDRLEGHIGAFRSALDSTESQGRRLDFLCQEVLRELNTCGSKASGTDITPLVLDMKVTLDRIREQAANIA, encoded by the coding sequence GTGCTCGAGGCCAGGAGCGTCAACGGCAAGCACCTCTCGGTCAAGTTCCGCCTGCCGTCGTCTCTGTCCGCCTTCGAGCAGCGGCTCACGAATCTGGTCCAGGGGAACGTCGATCGGGGCAGCGTCACCCTGACCTGTCTCGAATTCTCCGGCTTCGCCGATCCCGGGGCCGTGCCGAAGGTGAATCTCGATTTGGCGCGGGGCTACATAAAAGCGGCCACCTCGTTGCCCCCCGAGGTGTCCCGGGATCTGACGGCCTATGAGCTTTTGCGCCTACCCGGCGTGGTGGCCGAGTTCGAGGGCCGCCTCGACGCGGGACGCTTGGGGCGGGCGCTGGACGCGACGGCCGGGGATGCGCTCCGGGGGCTGGCGGACTCCCGCCGCCGGGAGGGGGAGGAGCTTTCCAATAAAATCGGCGCGATGCTCGATAGTCTCGCCGGTGACCTCTCGACCCTGCGGTCCCTCGCCGACGCGGTTCCGGAACGGATCAAGGTCGTTCTCTTCGAAAGGCTTTCCGAACTGACCGGGACCACCCTGGACCGCGAGCGGCTGGAGCAGGAGGTGGCTTACCTGGCTTCCAGGGCCGACGTGACCGAAGAACTGGACCGGCTGGAGGGGCACATCGGGGCGTTCCGGTCGGCCCTGGATTCCACGGAATCCCAGGGGCGTCGGCTGGACTTCCTCTGTCAGGAGGTGCTCCGCGAGCTCAACACCTGCGGCAGCAAAGCCTCCGGAACCGATATCACCCCTCTGGTGTTGGATATGAAGGTCACCCTGGACCGGATTCGCGAGCAGGCGGCGAACATCGCCTGA